TGAAGGCGGCCTGCACGCAGTCGAGGTCCAGGTCCTCCATGGCGTCATAGGTGTTGAGATAGACATTCCCGCTCAGCTCATCGAGGAAGTGTGAGCGCTGCAGCCGGTCCATGACAGGGCCTTTGACCTCTGACAGGTGGAGTTTGATGCCTGCATCGCGAAGCCGGAGATTGATCGCTTCGAGGCTTTCCAGACCGCTTGCGTCGATCCGGTTCACGGCTGAGCACATGAGGACGAGGTGTTTGAGATCCGGCCTGTTGCTGACAACGCAATAGACGGTGTCCTCAAGAAAGCGCGCATTCGCGAAATAGAGGCTCTCATCGATCCGGATGGTGAGGACCGTGTCGGAAATGACCACGCGGTGACGGTTCACATTGCGGAAGTGGTGCGTGCCCGGCACCTGTCCGACGAGGGCAAAGTGCGGACGGCTGGTATTGTAGAGATGAAGGAAGAGCGAGAGGCCGACGCCCGTGGTGACGCCAAGCTCCACGCCGGCAAACAGCGTGACGAGGATCGTCGCGGCCATCGCGCTGAAATCAGACTTTGAATAGGACCAGACCTGGCGGAGCGCCTTGAAGTCGACGAGCGATAGGACGGCGACGATGATGGTCGCTGCCAGCACCGCCTGCGGCAGGAAGAAGAGGTAGGGTGTCAGGAACAGCGTTGCGAGAGCGATACCGACAGCCGTGAAAGCGCCTGCGGCCGGGGTTTCAGCACCTGCATCAAAGTTCACCGCTGAGCGGGCGAGACCGCCCGTGACCGGGTAGCCGCTCGAGATACCTGCTGCGAGGCTGGAGACACCGAGGCCGACCAGTTCCTGATCCGGGTCCACGCGCTGACGGCGCTTGGCCGCGAGCGTCTGGGCCACCGATACCGATTCCACGAAGCCGATCAGGCTGATCAGGGCTGCAGAACCTAAAAGCTGCATCCAGATTTCGCGGTCGAAGGCCGGAAGGCCGATTTCGGGCAGGTTGCGCGGCACCTCTCCGAGGATGCGGACACCGTCCTCATCTAGCTGCAGAAAGGCGACAGCGAGAATGCTCGCGACTACGGCGAAGACCGGTCCGGTGCGCGTCATGATGGCTGCGGCTTTTTCCGGCAAGCCAAGCTTCATCAGCGCGGGCCTCAGGAATTTACGCGAGCCAAACAGGAAAATGAGCGAGGCCGCGCCAATGATGAAAGTCGGCGCGTTCGTGTCGGCCACATTGGCAATGAGGGATGTGACGATCTCCAGCAGGTTTCCGCCGCCTGCATTGATGCCCAGAATATGCTTCAGCTGGGACGCCGCGATGATTATCCCCGACGCCGTGATGAAGCCGGAGACAACAGGGTGGCTGAGGAAGTTGGCCAGAAACCCGGCACGCAACAGGCCAAGCACCAGAAGGATCGCCCCTGACAGGAAAGCGAGGATCAGCGCGGCCTGTATGTAGGCCTCGCTGCCTTGCGGTGCGATCTTGCTGGCAGCGGCCGCGGTCATCAGCGAGAGGATGGCCACAGGGCCGACAGCCAGCGTCCGGCTGGTCCCGAAGACTGCATAGGCGATGAGCGGCAGGATGGATGCATAAAGCCCGATCTGGGGTGGCAGGCCCGCCAGCATCGCATAGGCCAGCGATTGCGGGATCAGCATGATCGTCACAATCACCGCCGCGATCAGATCGTTGATCAGCGTGTCGCGGCGGTATTCGCGGCCCCATTCGAGTATGGGGAAATATCTGGCGGCTCGGAATGCCATGTTCGGCGTCCTTAAGGGTTTAGAGCGCGTTGATCGGGATCTTCATGTAGCGTTTGCCATTCTCCTCGGCGGGCGGCATTTCGCCGGCGCGCATATTGATCTGCACCGATGGCAGGATGAGTTTTGGCATGGCGAGCGTAGCATCGCGCTCGGTGCGCATCTTCACAAACTCTTCTTTCGAGATGCCCGTATGGACGTGTTTATTGTGCGCCTTCTCCTCGGCGATCGTGGTCTCCCACACATACTCATCGCGGCCCGGTGCCTTGTAGTCATGGCAGAGGAATACGCGTGTCTCGCCGGGCAGCGCAAACAGCTTCTGGATTGAGTCGTAGAGCGTGCCGGCGTCCCCGCCCGGGAAGTCGCAGCGCGCCGTGCCGAAGTCAGGCATGAAGATCGTATCGCCGACGAAAAGCGCATCACCGATCAGGTGGCTCATGCAGGCAGGCGTGTGGCCCGGCGTGTGGATGGCGCGGGCATGGATATTGCCCACCTTGTAGGTCTCACCATCCTTGAACAAATGGTCGAACTGGCTGCCATCGGTGTGGAATTCCTGGCCTTCATTGAAGATCTCACCGAACACTTTCTGAACCGTGGCGATGTGCTCGCCGATGCCCGTGCGCCCGCCTAGCTGGCTCTTGATGTAAGGCGCTGCTGTCAGGTGATCGGCGTGGACATGGGTGTCGATGATCCAGTCGACGGTGAGGCCGGCTTCCTTGACGAAAGCGATCATGACGTCTGCTGAGTCTGTTTTTGTACGGCCGGATGCCTGGTCGAAGTCGAGCAGTGAATCAACGATGGCTGCCTGCTTGGTGGCCTTGTCCCAGACCACATAGCTGATTGTATTCGTGGCCTCGTCAAAGAAGCCTTTCACTTCGGGTTTCGTCATCGGTTTTCTCCTTCGGGCTCTGGCTCAAAGCGGACGTCCGGGTCCGCGTTCGAGCCGAGCATCACGGTGCAGATTGCGTCGACCAGCGCATGAACGCGTGCATCGATCAGCGAATAGTGAACGACCTTGCCATCCCGGCGGGCTGAGATGATGTCTTCCTCGCGAAGCTTGGCGAGTTCACGCGAGAGCCGGGGCTGGGGAATTTCGAGCTGGACCTCAAGTTCGCCAACGCTCATCTCGCCGCCGCGAAGCTGGCAGCAGACCATGAGCCGGTCCGGATGTGACAGGGACTTCAGAAGCGTGGTCGCCTCGCGGGCGAGCGGCTCCATGTTTTTCACATCCTTGATCATAGCGAGGTCCGATACATCTTGCGCAAAGTCACTTTACATTTTACATAAGCGTAAATTGTTAGTTTGGGAAGTCGAAAGTGGAAAATTTCACACCTGTCAGCGCCAGCATCGGCGGAGCCTTCATTGGCCTGTCAGCCGTCCTGCTCATGGCGTTTCACGGACGGATTGCCGGGATCAGCGGCCTGTTCTCCGGCACGGTCTTCGCGGCCAAGGGTGACCGGAGCTGGCGTGTTTTCTTTGTGCTGGGGCTGGTGGCGGCGCCGCTCGTCTACTGGCTCGCAGCTGCTGAGAAGCCTGCGTTTGAACTGGAGGCAGGCTGGCCGCTCATCATCGCTGGTGGCTTGCTGGTCGGCTTTGGCACGCGGCTTGGCTCGGGCTGCACGAGCGGACATGGCGTCTGCGGCCTGTCACGCCTGTCGCCGCGGTCCATGGTGTCGGTCGTGCTGTTCATGGCCGCCGGCATGGCGACTGTCGCGCTTCTCAAACCCCTGATCGGAGCCTGATGCTCATGGCACGTAATCTCATGGCCCTTCTGGCGGGCCTCACCTTTGGTCTCGGGCTGGTTATCTCGCAAATGGTCAACCCGGCAAAAGTAATCGCCTTCCTCGACCTCTTCGGGAATTGGGACCCGTCGCTTGCCTTCGTCATGGGCGCCGCGCTCATCGTGACGGCAGTTGGCTATCGCCTCGTCTGGCTGCGCCCACGCCCCGTTCTGGCAGAGAGCTTCCAGGTGCCGGGCAACCGCAAGGTCGACGCGAAGCTCGCGACAGGCGCTGTCCTGTTCGGCATCGGTTGGGGCCTTGTCGGTCTCTGCCCGGGGCCAGCGATCGCGGCGCTTACGATTGGCGGCGTTCCAGCGCTCGGTTTCCTTGCGGCGATGGCAGCGGGCATGCTGGCCTTCGAGCTGTTCGACCGGCGCGCTGCAAAGGCAGCCTAGCGGCCTTTGAAGACAGGCGGGCGTTTCTCCAGAAAGCTCGCCACGCCTTCCTTGTGATCCTTGGTCTGCATCAGCGCGCGGATGGTTTCGATCGCCCACGCGCCAAGCTCGCGCGGGTCGCCATAGGTCCCCTTGCGGATGCCTTCCTTCATATAGCGAAGCGCGAGCGGCGGGTTCTCTGCAATGCGCCCGGCAAGCGCTCTTGCCTCATCCATCAGCTGCTCATGCGGAACGGTGCGGGAGACGAGGCCGATGCGCTCTGCCTCCTGCGCGTCGATCACGTCTCCGGTGAACAGAAGCTCGGCGGCCTTGGCGGGCCCGACAATCGAGGGCAGGCGGTAGAAGCCGCCCACATCACAAACGAGGCCGCGCTTGATGAACATCTCAGAGAACTTCGCCTTGTCTGAGGCGATGCGGATATCGGCGTAAAGCGCAAGCTCCATGCCCCAGCCAATGGCGGCGCCGTTGATGGCCGCGATCAGAGGCTTGTCGCATTCGAGCGCAGCCATCGCTGCAGGGGTTGGCTGGTGACGGACGGTTGGGGACTTTGGCGCGGCGTCCTTTGGCTTCGGCGCGGCCATGATCTCGCGGACATCATCGCCAGAACAGAAGGCCGGGTCTGCCCCGGTCACGATCACGCAGCGTACATCGGCGTCTGTGACAGCCCGGCGCAGCGCGCGCTCCAGCCGGTCATAGGCGTCGAAATTGAGTGCATTGCGCCGCTCTGGCCGGTTCAGGGTGATCGTCGCAATATGATTGTCGACCTCATAAAGGACGCTGGCGGCAGTGTCTGTCTCTGACATGGTGTCTCTCCCTGCGGTGTATCAGACGCCTGCTCTTGCGGCGGCGTTCATCTTCCAGCGCTAGCGGGCTGACGCATGGGAGGGTCAAGCGCTGTTTTGCCCGCAGAAATAAGTTGCCGCTTGCTGGTCATCTCACTGGAATTTCGCGTTGACCTCGGCGCGCAGCAGTCCTATCAACCCGCCTTCCGAAAGTGCCCAGGTGGCGGAACTGGTAGACGCGCACGGTTCAGGTCCGTGTGGAGCAATCCGTGGAGGTTCGAGTCCTCTCCTGGGCACCATCGGAAAATCCCAAAACGTCCAATGCGGCCCTTAAAGCCTTCTAAAGTAGAGCTTTTTTGATATCAGACCCTCTCGCATTGTCCGATGCGGTGCGGGTATGTGCGTTGGCATGCGGGTATTTTGCGGGTAGATTTGCGGGTATCGTGGGTAAGAATACCCGCTTTGCTGACCGAGATACCCGCAATGCCGCTCACCGATATTCAACTTCGCCAGCTCAAACCGCGAGAAAAAGACTACAAGAGCGC
This genomic interval from Thalassovita mediterranea contains the following:
- a CDS encoding YeeE/YedE family protein, encoding MAFHGRIAGISGLFSGTVFAAKGDRSWRVFFVLGLVAAPLVYWLAAAEKPAFELEAGWPLIIAGGLLVGFGTRLGSGCTSGHGVCGLSRLSPRSMVSVVLFMAAGMATVALLKPLIGA
- a CDS encoding metalloregulator ArsR/SmtB family transcription factor translates to MIKDVKNMEPLAREATTLLKSLSHPDRLMVCCQLRGGEMSVGELEVQLEIPQPRLSRELAKLREEDIISARRDGKVVHYSLIDARVHALVDAICTVMLGSNADPDVRFEPEPEGENR
- a CDS encoding MBL fold metallo-hydrolase, producing the protein MTKPEVKGFFDEATNTISYVVWDKATKQAAIVDSLLDFDQASGRTKTDSADVMIAFVKEAGLTVDWIIDTHVHADHLTAAPYIKSQLGGRTGIGEHIATVQKVFGEIFNEGQEFHTDGSQFDHLFKDGETYKVGNIHARAIHTPGHTPACMSHLIGDALFVGDTIFMPDFGTARCDFPGGDAGTLYDSIQKLFALPGETRVFLCHDYKAPGRDEYVWETTIAEEKAHNKHVHTGISKEEFVKMRTERDATLAMPKLILPSVQINMRAGEMPPAEENGKRYMKIPINAL
- a CDS encoding YeeE/YedE family protein; translated protein: MARNLMALLAGLTFGLGLVISQMVNPAKVIAFLDLFGNWDPSLAFVMGAALIVTAVGYRLVWLRPRPVLAESFQVPGNRKVDAKLATGAVLFGIGWGLVGLCPGPAIAALTIGGVPALGFLAAMAAGMLAFELFDRRAAKAA
- the sulP gene encoding sulfate permease: MAFRAARYFPILEWGREYRRDTLINDLIAAVIVTIMLIPQSLAYAMLAGLPPQIGLYASILPLIAYAVFGTSRTLAVGPVAILSLMTAAAASKIAPQGSEAYIQAALILAFLSGAILLVLGLLRAGFLANFLSHPVVSGFITASGIIIAASQLKHILGINAGGGNLLEIVTSLIANVADTNAPTFIIGAASLIFLFGSRKFLRPALMKLGLPEKAAAIMTRTGPVFAVVASILAVAFLQLDEDGVRILGEVPRNLPEIGLPAFDREIWMQLLGSAALISLIGFVESVSVAQTLAAKRRQRVDPDQELVGLGVSSLAAGISSGYPVTGGLARSAVNFDAGAETPAAGAFTAVGIALATLFLTPYLFFLPQAVLAATIIVAVLSLVDFKALRQVWSYSKSDFSAMAATILVTLFAGVELGVTTGVGLSLFLHLYNTSRPHFALVGQVPGTHHFRNVNRHRVVISDTVLTIRIDESLYFANARFLEDTVYCVVSNRPDLKHLVLMCSAVNRIDASGLESLEAINLRLRDAGIKLHLSEVKGPVMDRLQRSHFLDELSGNVYLNTYDAMEDLDLDCVQAAFSKDAKTTSPEAIPCPSLTLAGLERV
- a CDS encoding enoyl-CoA hydratase/isomerase family protein; translated protein: MSETDTAASVLYEVDNHIATITLNRPERRNALNFDAYDRLERALRRAVTDADVRCVIVTGADPAFCSGDDVREIMAAPKPKDAAPKSPTVRHQPTPAAMAALECDKPLIAAINGAAIGWGMELALYADIRIASDKAKFSEMFIKRGLVCDVGGFYRLPSIVGPAKAAELLFTGDVIDAQEAERIGLVSRTVPHEQLMDEARALAGRIAENPPLALRYMKEGIRKGTYGDPRELGAWAIETIRALMQTKDHKEGVASFLEKRPPVFKGR